In the genome of Ancylomarina subtilis, one region contains:
- a CDS encoding DUF4175 family protein: protein MESNREIFIEKLDNFIRKYYQYQLLRGFLITILFLIVLYLGISVFEYHLYFSARTKTILVLIGSVLQLFVFISLIVLPLRSLLYKGSRISYRKAISLISSHFPELEDRLLNTYELSENSLANSEDNALLIASINQRIDSFSVLSFRESISFRDTYIYLKYLLSVILLCLLIYFAYPDFYPSSNQRLIHFRKDYKAPADFEFVIDSELIAEKGADYILSLHTDGKYIPESVELIYGGQKYLMLSDGAGIFTYEFRNINSELFFTLQSGQIKSSTYQLRVKSKPVLDQLEISIQPPSYTNLPARTEKQIGDVSFPVGSKLSWLIEACNADSIGLSFAKKDTLVFVPNSKLTFADQFFESDTYSISLANSDYSQSIYTRYQLDAIPDQFPSIGVSIQTDTVSASVYYFKGIIKDDYGFSKLRFVYKPEGDVAKFLPVPIQKNRTRQEFYFAFDFSSANLPQGSQVQYYFEVFDNDAINKFKSTKSDFLKFYLPSAEQVFELNSIIQDSLSRKIDQTREISREIQQDVHKLQKSLLDNSSDQWQQNQVFNEIDARKKQLENLLKEIKKDNARKNQLMKAAGLQDSILLDKQKKIEHLMEKIMDDELKKLFDEFNKLSEELDRDKINKLGNQLKMSMSDFQKQLDRNLQLLERYEIELGVKQLSSRIEKLAEEQKTLSQAKRKDQESTIRKQVSAQMQWERIEKDLDELLKKNSNIAKPYQLGDFQNEKNEIMKSMQESLDQLRENKMGKAGKSMQKSSRQQSDLAQKLGSAMAGSMSMQMSIDTDLLSKLLYNLIDFSFQQEKLILDLRKINYLNPLYVNIIDRQGVLAEEYQLLQDSLLSLSSRTPQVAALIGNRIFELEDFLRQSLDELNAHRVYQAQVTQQKSMTEINELAVFLSEALKQLMEQMANGMPGSQMGDKKGNQPSFSGMKSQQESLKKMLEQMIQGMKDGEGKGGHKSEKLGKYLQEQEMFRRKMNEMIQNGGYGEQTEKILREVMKMMEQTEREISNFSINRQTIIRQNQIMTRLLEAENATREKDFDKKRESKSGKDYKLSNPKAIFEYKKTDTDFDDLFNDSNVKLIDYYNKIYLDYLIRLNDGKSR from the coding sequence ATGGAATCCAACAGAGAGATATTTATTGAGAAACTGGATAATTTTATCCGGAAGTATTACCAGTATCAACTCTTAAGAGGCTTTCTGATTACAATCCTTTTTTTGATTGTGCTTTATTTAGGGATAAGCGTTTTTGAATATCACCTATATTTTTCCGCACGTACGAAGACGATTCTGGTTCTTATTGGATCGGTTTTACAGCTTTTTGTATTCATTTCACTTATTGTTCTCCCATTAAGGAGCTTGTTATATAAAGGTTCACGTATTTCATATCGAAAAGCGATTTCTCTGATTTCCTCGCACTTTCCCGAACTCGAAGATCGCTTGTTAAATACATACGAGCTTAGTGAAAATTCGTTAGCGAATTCTGAGGATAATGCCCTGCTTATTGCCAGTATCAATCAGCGTATCGATTCTTTTTCTGTCTTATCTTTTAGGGAGAGTATTTCTTTTAGAGACACCTATATCTATCTCAAATATCTTTTGAGTGTTATTCTTTTGTGTCTTCTTATATATTTTGCTTATCCTGATTTTTATCCCAGTAGCAATCAGCGCCTCATACATTTTCGGAAGGATTATAAGGCACCAGCAGATTTTGAGTTTGTTATCGATTCTGAATTGATTGCTGAAAAAGGTGCAGATTATATCTTAAGCCTTCATACGGATGGCAAATACATTCCGGAGTCAGTCGAGTTGATTTATGGGGGACAAAAGTATTTAATGCTTTCTGACGGCGCAGGGATTTTTACTTATGAGTTTCGAAATATCAATTCTGAGCTTTTTTTCACATTACAATCGGGGCAAATTAAATCTTCAACCTATCAATTGCGAGTTAAATCGAAACCGGTACTGGATCAGTTGGAGATCAGTATTCAGCCACCATCCTATACGAATTTACCTGCCCGTACAGAGAAACAAATAGGGGATGTAAGCTTTCCTGTCGGTTCAAAATTAAGTTGGCTTATAGAGGCTTGTAATGCGGATAGTATCGGACTAAGTTTTGCGAAAAAAGACACTCTTGTATTTGTACCCAATTCGAAGTTGACGTTCGCCGATCAATTTTTTGAATCAGACACTTATTCAATTAGTCTTGCAAATTCTGATTATAGCCAATCGATATACACCCGTTATCAACTGGATGCTATACCCGACCAATTTCCATCTATAGGTGTAAGTATACAAACCGATACGGTATCTGCTTCGGTCTATTATTTTAAAGGTATTATTAAGGATGACTACGGTTTTAGTAAATTACGATTTGTATATAAACCGGAAGGGGATGTCGCTAAATTTTTGCCCGTTCCAATTCAGAAAAACAGAACGCGTCAGGAATTTTATTTTGCTTTCGATTTTTCATCGGCGAATTTACCTCAGGGAAGTCAAGTGCAATATTATTTTGAAGTTTTTGACAATGATGCGATCAATAAATTTAAATCTACGAAATCAGATTTTTTAAAATTTTACTTACCAAGTGCCGAACAGGTTTTTGAACTGAATTCTATTATACAAGATAGCTTAAGTCGTAAAATTGATCAGACTCGGGAAATCTCTCGTGAAATTCAACAGGATGTTCATAAATTACAGAAAAGTTTATTGGACAATTCAAGTGATCAATGGCAACAAAATCAAGTGTTTAATGAGATTGATGCCCGAAAAAAGCAGCTTGAGAATCTCTTAAAAGAAATTAAGAAGGATAATGCCCGTAAAAATCAGCTTATGAAGGCGGCTGGATTGCAGGATTCCATACTTCTTGACAAGCAAAAGAAGATTGAGCATTTGATGGAGAAAATTATGGACGATGAGTTGAAAAAACTTTTTGATGAGTTCAATAAATTGTCTGAAGAGTTGGATAGAGACAAGATTAATAAATTGGGAAATCAATTGAAAATGTCTATGTCGGATTTTCAGAAGCAACTCGATCGTAACCTTCAGTTGTTGGAGCGTTACGAAATTGAGTTGGGGGTGAAACAACTTTCTTCACGAATTGAAAAATTGGCGGAGGAACAAAAAACACTTTCTCAAGCTAAGCGAAAAGATCAGGAGTCTACCATTCGAAAACAAGTGAGTGCACAAATGCAGTGGGAGCGAATTGAAAAAGATTTGGATGAATTGTTGAAGAAGAATTCAAACATTGCAAAACCTTATCAGCTCGGCGATTTTCAGAATGAGAAAAATGAGATCATGAAGAGCATGCAGGAAAGCCTCGATCAGTTGCGCGAAAATAAAATGGGTAAGGCTGGAAAGAGCATGCAGAAAAGTTCCCGTCAACAATCTGATTTGGCTCAGAAACTTGGCTCGGCTATGGCCGGAAGTATGTCGATGCAAATGAGTATTGATACCGATCTGTTGAGTAAATTGCTGTACAATCTCATTGATTTTTCTTTTCAACAAGAAAAGCTTATTTTAGATTTGAGAAAAATCAATTACCTTAATCCATTATATGTCAATATTATCGACAGGCAAGGGGTTTTGGCTGAAGAATATCAATTGTTACAGGATTCTTTATTGTCTTTATCGAGCCGTACACCTCAGGTTGCTGCTCTGATAGGGAATAGAATTTTCGAATTGGAGGATTTTTTAAGGCAGAGTTTAGACGAGTTGAACGCTCATAGAGTCTATCAAGCTCAAGTGACACAGCAAAAATCGATGACCGAGATTAATGAGTTGGCCGTCTTTTTATCAGAAGCACTGAAACAACTCATGGAGCAAATGGCTAACGGTATGCCAGGGAGTCAGATGGGGGATAAAAAAGGGAACCAGCCCTCTTTTTCGGGAATGAAGTCGCAGCAAGAGTCTTTGAAAAAGATGCTTGAGCAAATGATTCAAGGCATGAAAGATGGTGAAGGTAAAGGCGGACATAAGAGTGAAAAATTAGGTAAATACCTGCAAGAGCAAGAGATGTTCAGGCGGAAGATGAATGAGATGATTCAGAATGGCGGATATGGTGAGCAGACTGAAAAAATATTGAGAGAGGTGATGAAGATGATGGAGCAAACGGAACGCGAAATCTCTAATTTTTCGATTAACCGACAGACTATTATTCGTCAGAATCAGATTATGACTCGATTGTTGGAGGCTGAAAACGCCACACGTGAGAAGGATTTTGATAAGAAAAGGGAAAGTAAATCGGGCAAAGATTATAAATTGAGTAACCCAAAAGCTATATTTGAGTATAAGAAAACAGATACCGACTTCGATGATTTGTTTAATGATTCGAATGTGAAACTCATAGACTACTACAATAAAATTTATTTGGATTATCTTATTCGATTGAACGATGGCAAAAGCAGATAA
- a CDS encoding murein hydrolase activator EnvC family protein, producing the protein MGFLKSQKLFLFLSLIFLLLNCSVNAQDISKLKRQKEQNAKDIAYTQKLLQKTQKKQKASLGLLSVLNRKIKLQENMIRNIQKELDYTDSKIGKTKKEISRLEQKYKQLQKQYEKLIVYAHRQKNSRDKLMFLFASKDFNQAYKRYKYLQQFSEFTRKRGEELVETKVDLDLKLDGLKLAKKEKQVLLALNTKASAELSSQKNQQSGVLAQLKKKEKTLRQNLATQRRNDQKLEKKIRKIIAEQARLARKKKNVSGAYGLTPEEKVLGETFGQNKGKFPWPTPTGFISQKFGQHAHPVLKHVRVNNDGIDITTKPQSVCRSIFKGEVTHILSMPGLNMVVIIKHGAYMTVYSNLAKVTVKKGDLVSAKEKIGVVYTDEKENQTILKFQMWKETTKLNPSLWLLKQ; encoded by the coding sequence ATGGGATTTCTTAAAAGTCAGAAGTTATTTCTATTTCTCAGTCTTATTTTTTTACTGCTGAATTGTTCGGTAAATGCACAAGATATATCTAAACTAAAGAGGCAAAAGGAGCAAAATGCAAAGGATATTGCTTACACTCAGAAACTACTCCAAAAGACTCAAAAGAAACAAAAAGCCAGCCTGGGGCTCTTATCTGTTCTCAATAGAAAGATAAAACTTCAGGAGAATATGATTCGTAATATCCAAAAAGAATTGGATTATACAGACTCTAAGATTGGGAAAACTAAAAAGGAAATCTCACGACTAGAGCAAAAATACAAGCAGCTTCAGAAACAGTACGAAAAATTGATTGTGTATGCACATCGTCAAAAGAATTCTCGTGACAAACTCATGTTTCTATTTGCTTCTAAAGATTTTAATCAGGCCTATAAGAGATACAAGTATTTGCAACAATTTTCTGAATTTACCCGCAAGCGGGGAGAAGAATTGGTGGAAACAAAAGTTGATCTTGATTTAAAGCTGGATGGTTTAAAGCTTGCCAAAAAAGAGAAACAAGTTTTACTGGCTTTAAATACAAAGGCATCAGCTGAATTGTCTTCTCAAAAGAATCAGCAATCAGGTGTACTTGCGCAATTAAAAAAGAAGGAAAAAACACTTCGTCAGAATTTAGCGACTCAGCGTCGTAATGACCAAAAACTTGAGAAAAAGATTCGCAAAATTATTGCAGAACAAGCACGTTTGGCTAGAAAGAAAAAGAATGTTAGTGGCGCATATGGTCTGACGCCTGAAGAGAAAGTGCTTGGCGAGACTTTTGGTCAAAATAAGGGTAAATTCCCATGGCCGACACCTACGGGCTTTATATCTCAGAAGTTTGGTCAACATGCTCACCCGGTATTAAAACACGTGAGGGTAAACAATGATGGTATTGATATCACGACTAAACCTCAATCTGTTTGCCGTTCAATTTTTAAAGGTGAGGTTACTCATATTTTATCTATGCCGGGTTTAAATATGGTTGTTATTATAAAGCATGGTGCATATATGACTGTTTATTCCAATCTTGCAAAAGTTACGGTTAAAAAAGGTGATTTGGTTTCGGCTAAGGAGAAGATTGGGGTGGTTTATACCGACGAGAAAGAAAATCAAACCATACTTAAATTCCAAATGTGGAAGGAGACAACCAAACTGAACCCTTCTCTTTGGTTATTAAAACAGTAG
- a CDS encoding DUF4292 domain-containing protein, with product MKNCLLGGTFLLLLLLQFSCKSTYELGRKRAHWISDNRLYNQIVDSSLSYNTLWIKRFSAHYESNEKTQNVKGSIKILRDSIIMVQLNAPTGILEVARIYITPDSVKIIDRLKKEYLASDFFFLSEKLNMDVDFYTLQSILTNSIFQLRELYEKQRPFIRNFKGKAIDDKYVFISDKASKVERKLRKDKYEKLYKFNYQRFEIDPSLMKITDVLVRLFGEERDMVLKYRDFINLEGQKFPSELVFKVKDSVQSLSCKLKYNKLVLDQEIKFPFKVSSKFKRIYPQ from the coding sequence ATGAAAAATTGCCTGTTGGGTGGTACTTTTTTGCTTCTGCTATTGTTGCAATTTTCGTGTAAGTCAACTTATGAGCTTGGGCGGAAAAGAGCTCATTGGATAAGTGATAACAGGTTATACAATCAGATTGTGGATAGCAGTCTGTCATACAATACGCTTTGGATTAAACGTTTTTCTGCACATTACGAATCAAACGAAAAAACACAAAACGTAAAGGGATCAATTAAAATTCTACGCGATAGTATTATTATGGTGCAGTTGAATGCACCAACCGGAATCCTTGAGGTAGCTCGTATTTATATTACGCCTGACTCGGTTAAGATCATCGATCGATTGAAAAAGGAATACCTTGCCAGCGATTTCTTTTTCTTGTCGGAGAAACTCAATATGGATGTTGATTTTTATACATTACAAAGTATCTTAACCAATTCAATTTTTCAGTTACGTGAGCTTTACGAAAAGCAACGCCCTTTTATTCGCAACTTTAAAGGGAAAGCAATTGACGATAAATATGTTTTTATTTCAGATAAGGCTTCTAAGGTTGAGCGAAAGTTGAGAAAGGATAAATACGAGAAACTTTATAAATTCAATTACCAACGTTTCGAAATTGATCCTTCACTGATGAAAATTACCGATGTCTTGGTTCGCTTATTTGGTGAGGAGAGGGATATGGTCTTAAAATATCGGGACTTTATTAATTTGGAAGGGCAGAAATTTCCAAGCGAATTGGTTTTTAAGGTGAAAGACTCAGTACAATCCTTATCTTGTAAATTAAAATATAATAAACTCGTATTGGATCAGGAAATTAAGTTTCCATTTAAGGTTTCTAGTAAATTTAAAAGAATCTATCCACAATAA
- a CDS encoding tetratricopeptide repeat protein yields the protein MMKRQIIVYIVAGALALSSSVALGQKKGKDKRKTKTELTEEKRLEFDFAFHEGEKALVLGEYEKAISWFVTCIKLDNTSAVARYELANIYIGKENLNSALALAREAVALQPQNMWYQVQLAGIYKSKGMIEQACEVYANLANQFPKRNDFYHIQAELYASVEKFEEALEVYQKLEKKIGITEQVSLNKHTLFLRLDKRKNAYSELNKLIKKFPFKVENYGLLADMYLQDGDGEKALDLYKKIVEIAPENGLVHFYLAEYYRKEKKYDLAQNALKKAFASDMVDPDKKIQYLMGVIMADPENKVTDETLKELLDLLIKVHPDHIHVNALYADFLRRQKDSAGARKLLRKVLAQEKTNYVIWEELMFIDNELLDFDSMLTESEEAIKYFPTQPMLYIFNGVAAAQKKDYERAVKSLTTGFNYVGDNIPMRIQFLTYLGDAQYELGHTEKAFKAYDEVLLFDPDNVVVLNNYSYYLSVLDQRLEKAKEMSLKCVEIEKENSTYLDTHAWVLFKLGSFSDAKRAMEKALQFGGRESAVIVEHYGDILYRLGDKKAAMTEWENAQKLGEGSKQLLEKIKTGVIPE from the coding sequence ATGATGAAAAGACAAATTATAGTTTATATCGTTGCCGGAGCACTTGCTTTAAGTTCTTCGGTGGCTTTGGGTCAAAAGAAAGGGAAGGATAAAAGAAAGACAAAGACTGAACTGACCGAAGAGAAACGTCTTGAGTTCGATTTTGCATTTCATGAAGGCGAAAAGGCCTTGGTCCTTGGTGAGTATGAGAAAGCTATTTCCTGGTTTGTAACCTGCATTAAGCTTGATAATACGAGTGCGGTGGCCCGTTACGAGTTGGCTAATATTTACATCGGTAAAGAGAATCTTAATTCTGCGCTTGCATTAGCTCGTGAAGCGGTGGCTTTACAGCCCCAAAATATGTGGTATCAGGTTCAATTAGCAGGTATTTATAAGTCCAAAGGTATGATTGAACAGGCTTGTGAGGTTTATGCAAATTTGGCAAATCAGTTCCCCAAGCGTAATGATTTTTATCACATACAGGCCGAGTTGTATGCATCGGTTGAAAAGTTTGAAGAGGCTCTGGAAGTCTACCAAAAGCTTGAAAAGAAGATTGGCATAACTGAACAGGTTAGCTTAAACAAACACACACTTTTTCTTCGTTTAGATAAGAGAAAGAATGCCTATTCAGAGTTGAATAAACTCATAAAAAAATTCCCCTTCAAGGTTGAGAATTACGGTTTGCTTGCCGATATGTATCTTCAGGATGGGGATGGTGAAAAAGCATTGGATCTGTACAAAAAGATTGTAGAGATTGCTCCTGAAAATGGGCTGGTTCATTTCTATTTGGCTGAGTATTACCGAAAAGAAAAGAAATATGACTTAGCTCAAAACGCCTTGAAGAAGGCTTTTGCCAGTGACATGGTGGATCCGGATAAGAAGATTCAATACCTGATGGGTGTGATTATGGCAGATCCGGAAAATAAGGTCACCGATGAAACCCTAAAAGAATTGTTGGATTTATTGATAAAAGTCCATCCCGACCATATCCATGTCAATGCACTTTATGCCGATTTTTTGCGACGTCAGAAAGATAGTGCAGGGGCTCGAAAACTACTGAGAAAAGTTCTTGCGCAAGAGAAAACGAACTATGTCATTTGGGAAGAGTTGATGTTTATTGACAATGAGTTATTGGATTTTGACAGCATGCTAACTGAAAGTGAAGAGGCTATTAAGTATTTTCCAACTCAACCGATGTTGTATATTTTTAACGGGGTTGCAGCAGCGCAAAAGAAAGATTATGAAAGGGCTGTTAAATCGCTAACAACAGGGTTTAATTACGTGGGAGATAATATCCCCATGAGAATTCAATTTCTCACCTATTTGGGCGACGCGCAATACGAACTTGGTCATACCGAGAAAGCATTCAAAGCCTACGATGAGGTTCTTCTTTTTGATCCTGATAACGTGGTGGTTTTAAACAACTACAGTTACTATTTGTCTGTGCTTGATCAGAGATTGGAAAAAGCTAAGGAGATGAGCTTAAAATGTGTTGAGATTGAAAAAGAAAATTCAACTTATCTTGATACACACGCATGGGTCTTATTTAAACTAGGCTCGTTTTCTGATGCGAAACGCGCCATGGAAAAAGCCCTTCAGTTTGGAGGACGGGAATCTGCTGTTATCGTCGAACACTATGGCGATATTCTTTACCGTTTGGGAGATAAGAAAGCGGCAATGACCGAGTGGGAAAATGCTCAAAAGCTTGGTGAAGGTTCTAAGCAATTATTAGAAAAGATTAAAACAGGGGTGATTCCTGAATAG
- a CDS encoding sugar phosphate nucleotidyltransferase, whose amino-acid sequence MKIIVPMAGMGKRMRPHTLTVPKPLIPIAGKPIVQRLLEEIAKVSGEEIEEIAYIIGDFGAEVENQLKGIAANLNAKASIYYQREALGTAHAIHCAANSLDGKVVVAFADTLFKADFVLDDQADSVIWVQKVEDPSAFGVVKMDENNKITDFVEKPQEFVSDLAIIGIYYFKDGANLKSELQYLLDNKVVVNGEYQLTDALENMKNKGLSFVPGQVIEWMDCGNKDATVNTNQRILEYHKDDKLVAENLINENAVIIPPCYIGENVVIRNSVVGPHVSLGDNSFVENSLVSNAIVQTNTKIAGGNIKNSMLGNFVEVTGEAKEYSVGDYTNC is encoded by the coding sequence ATGAAGATTATTGTTCCAATGGCCGGAATGGGTAAGCGTATGCGCCCACATACATTAACGGTACCAAAACCATTAATTCCAATTGCTGGAAAACCGATTGTTCAACGCTTATTAGAAGAGATAGCCAAGGTTTCAGGAGAGGAGATTGAAGAAATCGCTTACATTATTGGGGATTTTGGTGCTGAAGTAGAGAATCAGCTAAAAGGGATTGCAGCCAATTTAAATGCAAAAGCAAGTATCTATTACCAAAGGGAAGCATTAGGAACAGCGCATGCTATTCACTGTGCAGCAAATTCACTTGATGGTAAGGTGGTTGTGGCTTTTGCAGATACATTATTTAAAGCCGATTTTGTTTTAGACGATCAGGCCGATTCTGTTATTTGGGTGCAAAAAGTTGAAGATCCATCAGCTTTTGGTGTGGTTAAAATGGATGAAAACAACAAGATTACCGATTTTGTTGAGAAACCTCAGGAATTTGTGTCAGATCTGGCTATTATCGGGATTTACTATTTCAAGGATGGTGCGAACCTTAAGTCTGAATTGCAATATCTTTTAGATAATAAAGTTGTGGTTAATGGGGAATATCAGTTGACTGATGCTCTTGAAAACATGAAAAATAAGGGATTGAGCTTTGTTCCCGGGCAGGTGATTGAGTGGATGGATTGTGGTAATAAGGATGCAACCGTAAATACCAATCAGCGTATTCTTGAATATCATAAAGATGATAAATTGGTTGCTGAGAACCTGATTAATGAGAATGCAGTCATTATTCCACCTTGTTATATTGGAGAAAATGTAGTGATCAGGAATTCCGTTGTGGGGCCTCATGTTTCATTGGGAGATAATTCTTTCGTTGAGAACTCATTGGTTTCTAATGCGATTGTACAAACAAATACCAAAATTGCTGGCGGTAATATAAAGAATTCCATGTTAGGAAATTTTGTTGAAGTTACTGGTGAAGCAAAAGAATACAGCGTTGGTGATTACACCAATTGCTAA
- the dut gene encoding dUTP diphosphatase, with protein sequence MKVKIINKSKHDLPKYSTALSAGMDLRANINERVMLQPLERTLIPTGLFIELPAGYEAQIRPRSGMALKEGITVLNTPGTIDADYRGEIRVILANLSNSMVEINDGDRICQMIVAAHATVEWEAVEELEETVRAAGGFGHTGKE encoded by the coding sequence ATGAAGGTTAAGATTATTAATAAATCGAAACACGATTTACCGAAGTATAGCACAGCCTTATCAGCGGGTATGGACTTGCGTGCTAATATTAATGAAAGGGTGATGCTTCAGCCACTTGAGCGAACTCTAATTCCAACGGGTTTGTTTATTGAATTACCTGCAGGATATGAAGCGCAGATTCGTCCACGAAGCGGAATGGCTTTGAAGGAAGGGATTACGGTTTTAAATACTCCTGGTACGATTGATGCCGATTATCGTGGTGAAATTCGTGTGATTTTAGCTAATCTGTCTAATTCTATGGTCGAGATTAACGATGGTGATCGTATTTGTCAGATGATTGTTGCAGCTCACGCAACTGTAGAGTGGGAAGCTGTTGAGGAGCTGGAAGAAACCGTTAGAGCAGCGGGAGGTTTCGGTCATACAGGAAAAGAATAA
- a CDS encoding lipopolysaccharide biosynthesis protein has translation MNPLKKLAGETAIYGVSSILGRLLNWLLVPLYTNIFVESEYGIVTNLMAYVAMTLVILTYGLETGFFRYANDDDCKSTVFSTTFLSVTTTSLLFLLGVFFFLNPISSFLNVGDHSIYIILLALTLAFDAITSLPFAKLRQENRPLRYAFIKLSNIGINLGLNLLFLVLCPKLNTWFPEWGITRIWNPDIGIGYIFIAMFVASLFNLILLLPDLLKVKWQFDMTLLRKVLKYASPILVVSIAAQINLNVDKMLMPKLISDASEALAQTGIYGANFKLAVIMTLFIQAFRFAFEPFFFSQSKDESSKKLYADILKYFMIFGLLIFLGVMFYLDIVKILIGPKFHAGLDVVPIVLLANLFLGIFFSLSLWYKLTDKTRLGAYIALGGAAITLMLNIILVPSMGYYGAAIAILVCSVLMTITSYILGQIYYPIPYNLKRIATYFGLGMLLYFFSTFIQLENHWLKMLVKTPLIILFLMVVFQKEKLWTLLRKKG, from the coding sequence TTGAATCCATTAAAAAAATTGGCTGGCGAAACAGCCATTTATGGTGTAAGTTCCATTCTCGGACGACTGCTAAATTGGCTTTTGGTACCACTTTACACCAATATATTTGTAGAATCTGAATATGGGATAGTCACCAACCTGATGGCTTATGTTGCCATGACCTTGGTTATTTTGACCTATGGATTAGAGACCGGTTTTTTTCGTTATGCCAATGATGATGATTGTAAGTCGACTGTCTTTTCTACGACATTCTTGTCAGTAACGACAACAAGTCTCCTATTTTTGCTGGGAGTTTTCTTTTTTCTAAATCCGATATCTTCGTTTTTGAACGTAGGTGATCATTCAATCTATATCATTCTGCTGGCACTTACTTTAGCTTTTGATGCCATTACCTCATTACCCTTTGCTAAGCTTCGTCAAGAGAACAGACCCTTGCGATATGCCTTTATTAAGCTGAGTAATATTGGGATTAATTTAGGTTTGAATCTGCTCTTTTTGGTGCTTTGTCCGAAGTTAAATACTTGGTTCCCCGAATGGGGTATAACCCGTATTTGGAATCCGGATATTGGGATTGGATATATTTTTATCGCGATGTTTGTGGCAAGTCTTTTTAATCTGATCCTGCTTTTACCGGATTTACTTAAGGTGAAATGGCAGTTCGATATGACTTTGCTTCGTAAAGTACTCAAATATGCATCTCCTATTTTGGTGGTTAGTATTGCTGCACAGATTAATTTGAATGTGGATAAAATGCTGATGCCTAAGTTGATTTCTGATGCAAGCGAGGCTTTAGCACAGACGGGGATTTATGGCGCAAACTTTAAGTTGGCCGTTATCATGACTCTCTTTATACAAGCTTTTCGTTTTGCTTTTGAACCATTCTTTTTTTCGCAGAGTAAAGATGAGAGCAGCAAGAAACTCTATGCAGATATTCTGAAATATTTCATGATTTTCGGTTTGTTGATTTTCTTAGGTGTAATGTTTTATCTGGATATTGTGAAGATACTTATCGGGCCTAAGTTTCATGCAGGTTTGGATGTGGTCCCCATAGTCCTGTTGGCGAATTTATTTCTCGGTATCTTCTTTTCATTGTCGCTTTGGTACAAGCTTACTGATAAAACCCGTTTGGGGGCTTATATCGCCCTTGGAGGGGCTGCAATTACATTAATGTTGAATATTATTTTAGTTCCCTCAATGGGCTATTATGGTGCAGCCATTGCCATTTTGGTCTGCTCCGTTTTAATGACAATTACAAGTTATATTCTGGGACAGATCTATTATCCAATTCCTTATAATTTAAAACGTATTGCGACTTATTTTGGACTGGGAATGTTGCTTTATTTTTTTAGCACCTTTATCCAGCTCGAAAACCATTGGCTTAAAATGTTAGTTAAAACTCCATTAATTATTTTATTTTTAATGGTCGTTTTCCAGAAGGAAAAATTATGGACTTTGCTTAGAAAGAAAGGATAG